One genomic segment of Cerasicoccus sp. TK19100 includes these proteins:
- a CDS encoding excisionase family DNA-binding protein: MSQDSLISKKEAAKRLVVSDSTINRMLRDRMLSKIKVRGCVRIPLAEIERILKGGMA; the protein is encoded by the coding sequence ATGAGTCAGGATTCCCTCATCAGTAAAAAGGAGGCTGCTAAGCGATTAGTCGTTTCCGATTCGACTATCAATCGCATGCTCCGCGATCGCATGTTGAGCAAGATTAAGGTTCGCGGCTGCGTTCGCATCCCACTTGCCGAAATCGAGCGAATTCTGAAAGGGGGCATGGCATGA
- a CDS encoding efflux RND transporter permease subunit — protein sequence MAGSLSEPFVKRPVMTLLLALSAAIFGVWSYLNLPVSDLPNVDYPVIQVQVNYPGASPTVMASNVASPLEQEFLQIQGIELITSSNTQGNSNIILQFDLSKSIDSAATDVQSAITRAQGNLPTDLPSPPTYQKTNPNAQPVIYIGLVSETMTEGDIYDYAFTQIAQRLQLINGVSQVNVYGSKRAVEVQLNPNELYNRGLTFDQVTQAIQENTNLLGAGVFKGKTTNYTIQPNTQLSTAEEYNNIIVAVKNERPIYLRDIGEAVDGLQAEDLRLDYWASFIEGNPAGVVLAVQKADGANDVEIANAVKAMLPQLQQEIPQSLLMSIIYDRSKTIVASVKDVEETLLIAFVLVCGTIFLFLGRARDTIIPAVALPMALLLTFVVMKLFGYTLDNLSLMALTLSIGFLVDDAVVFLENMVRRMEDYGEDPMKATLEGAKEISFTILSMTLSLAAVFIPLVFMSGLMGRIFREFGITITVAVIMSGLVSLSLTPLMCARMLKSHEEGDETFMQKVANRLEKACLNIYDPSLRFFLKHKWISAVSWFLCMAGVVHFLIIVPKTFIPIGDSGFIQGAFIADTGASPEDLQKYQAQIKEVMKQNPYVENFVTVSGVAGFAQSNWILTFISLIDVDKRPPIEEVNTQLQTALAGIPGIMPGIQPNPSLEISTGATSTTLGNYAYSLSGLDTDKVYEASEKLVAAMYQSGYFSSVISDLYLTNPQVELDLVRPLGSAYGVTANTFSTVLKDAYSLNYSYLIKSPFQQYQVIVEAAPEFRSDVNDLSTLYFQSAFNQSELFTSNSDVFDIENNLVPFSSIASFKEDVGPLAVNHINNFSSVTIYYNIREGQAIGPANDFVKNKVKELVTPDIQTSFQGQALMFEETIKSMFLMAIVAVFVMYVILGILYESWVHPITVLTALPVAVVGGLATLLLLGQELSLYAMIGMFMLMGIVKKNGIMMIDFAIMRQDEGLSPEEAVHEACMERFRPIIMTTAAALLGAVPIAVGWGADAAARKPLGSSIVGGLIVSQLITLYVTPALYLYFEWFEKHVTDKIPLFQRGERVKV from the coding sequence ATGGCTGGCTCGCTATCCGAACCTTTTGTCAAACGTCCTGTGATGACGCTGTTGCTGGCGTTGTCGGCGGCAATCTTCGGCGTTTGGTCGTATCTGAATTTGCCGGTTAGTGACTTGCCCAACGTCGACTACCCGGTGATTCAAGTGCAGGTGAATTACCCAGGCGCTAGCCCTACGGTCATGGCGTCCAACGTGGCCTCTCCGCTGGAGCAGGAGTTCCTGCAAATCCAGGGCATCGAGCTGATTACCTCGAGCAATACGCAGGGCAATTCCAACATTATCCTGCAGTTTGATCTGAGCAAAAGCATCGACTCGGCGGCGACGGATGTGCAGTCGGCCATCACGCGCGCGCAAGGCAACTTGCCGACGGATTTGCCCAGCCCGCCGACCTACCAGAAGACGAATCCCAATGCGCAGCCGGTGATCTACATCGGCCTGGTGTCGGAGACCATGACCGAGGGCGATATTTACGACTACGCCTTTACGCAGATCGCGCAACGATTGCAGTTGATCAATGGCGTTTCCCAAGTGAATGTTTACGGCTCCAAACGCGCGGTCGAAGTGCAGCTTAATCCGAACGAGCTCTACAATCGCGGCCTGACTTTCGACCAGGTGACGCAGGCGATTCAGGAGAACACGAATTTGCTCGGGGCCGGGGTATTTAAGGGCAAAACAACGAATTATACGATCCAGCCCAACACGCAGCTAAGCACCGCCGAAGAATACAATAACATCATTGTCGCCGTGAAGAACGAGCGCCCGATTTACCTGCGTGACATCGGCGAGGCGGTCGACGGTTTGCAGGCTGAAGACCTGCGCCTGGACTATTGGGCGAGCTTCATCGAAGGCAATCCAGCCGGCGTGGTTCTGGCGGTGCAAAAGGCCGACGGCGCGAACGATGTGGAGATCGCCAACGCCGTGAAGGCAATGTTGCCACAACTGCAGCAGGAGATTCCACAGTCGCTGCTGATGAGTATTATTTACGACCGCTCGAAGACGATTGTCGCTTCAGTGAAGGACGTTGAGGAAACGCTGCTCATCGCATTTGTGCTGGTTTGCGGCACAATCTTCCTCTTTCTCGGGCGCGCGCGGGACACGATTATCCCCGCTGTCGCACTGCCGATGGCGCTGCTGCTCACCTTTGTGGTGATGAAGCTCTTCGGCTATACGTTGGACAACCTGTCGCTGATGGCGCTCACGCTTTCGATCGGCTTCCTCGTGGACGACGCGGTCGTCTTCCTGGAAAACATGGTCCGCCGCATGGAGGACTATGGCGAGGACCCGATGAAGGCGACTCTGGAGGGTGCGAAGGAGATCAGCTTTACGATTCTTTCGATGACGCTCTCACTGGCGGCGGTGTTTATCCCGCTGGTGTTTATGAGCGGTTTGATGGGGCGTATCTTCCGCGAGTTTGGCATTACGATCACGGTGGCGGTCATTATGTCCGGCCTGGTCTCACTTTCGCTGACTCCGCTGATGTGTGCCCGCATGCTGAAGTCTCACGAGGAGGGCGATGAAACCTTCATGCAGAAGGTAGCCAACCGTCTGGAAAAGGCCTGCCTGAACATTTACGACCCAAGCCTGCGGTTCTTCCTCAAACACAAGTGGATATCTGCCGTTAGCTGGTTTTTATGCATGGCGGGCGTGGTTCATTTTCTGATTATTGTCCCCAAAACGTTCATCCCGATTGGTGATAGCGGCTTTATCCAGGGTGCCTTCATTGCGGACACCGGCGCTTCGCCGGAAGACCTGCAGAAGTATCAGGCGCAGATCAAAGAGGTCATGAAACAAAATCCCTACGTGGAGAATTTTGTGACCGTTTCCGGGGTAGCCGGCTTTGCCCAGAGCAACTGGATTCTGACCTTTATCTCGCTGATCGATGTCGATAAACGACCACCGATCGAAGAGGTAAACACCCAACTGCAAACAGCTTTGGCGGGCATCCCCGGCATCATGCCCGGTATCCAGCCAAATCCCTCGCTGGAAATCTCCACCGGGGCGACTTCTACGACGCTCGGTAACTACGCCTACAGCTTGTCCGGCCTCGATACGGATAAGGTTTACGAAGCCTCGGAGAAGCTGGTTGCCGCGATGTATCAGAGCGGGTATTTTTCGTCGGTGATCAGTGACCTTTACTTGACCAACCCGCAGGTCGAGTTGGATCTGGTCCGCCCCTTGGGTAGCGCCTATGGCGTGACCGCCAATACTTTTTCGACCGTGTTGAAGGACGCTTATTCGCTGAACTACAGCTACCTCATCAAATCGCCTTTCCAGCAGTATCAGGTGATCGTGGAGGCCGCGCCGGAGTTTCGCTCGGACGTGAATGACCTGTCGACCTTGTATTTCCAATCGGCCTTTAACCAGAGCGAGTTATTTACCTCGAATTCTGACGTCTTCGACATTGAAAACAACCTGGTGCCGTTTAGCTCGATTGCGTCGTTCAAGGAAGACGTAGGCCCGCTCGCGGTGAACCACATTAACAATTTCAGCTCGGTCACGATCTACTACAACATTCGGGAAGGCCAAGCGATTGGCCCGGCCAATGATTTTGTGAAAAACAAAGTCAAGGAGCTGGTCACGCCCGATATTCAAACGAGTTTCCAGGGCCAGGCTTTGATGTTTGAGGAAACGATTAAGAGCATGTTCCTGATGGCGATTGTCGCTGTCTTTGTCATGTATGTTATCCTCGGTATCCTCTATGAAAGCTGGGTGCACCCGATAACGGTATTAACGGCACTGCCGGTTGCGGTGGTTGGCGGTTTGGCCACGCTACTGCTGCTCGGCCAGGAGCTCTCGCTCTACGCGATGATCGGCATGTTCATGCTCATGGGCATCGTGAAGAAGAACGGCATCATGATGATCGACTTCGCCATCATGCGGCAGGATGAGGGGCTCTCGCCGGAAGAAGCCGTGCACGAGGCGTGTATGGAGCGTTTCCGCCCAATCATCATGACGACTGCGGCCGCGCTCCTGGGTGCGGTGCCGATTGCTGTAGGGTGGGGTGCCGACGCCGCCGCACGTAAACCGCTTGGCTCGTCCATCGTGGGCGGTCTGATCGTTTCCCAGCTGATCACGCTTTACGTGACGCCAGCGCTTTATCTGTATTTTGAGTGGTTTGAAAAGCACGTAACGGACAAGATACCACTCTTCCAGCGTGGGGAGCGCGTGAAGGTTTAA
- the ovoA gene encoding 5-histidylcysteine sulfoxide synthase: MPTAKQSLLDGVETPLTINLLEGDPAKKREEIRRYFHQTFDVYEKLFEPMNGQEAYVTRADPLRHPLIFYYGHTAVFFTNKLVLGKFLKNRLDPHLESLCAVGVDEMSWDDLNEAHYIWPKHEEVKAYRDKVRATIDKLIDETPLELPVQWNSLYWIIMMGIEHERIHLETSSVLIRQLPLELIEQDHPSWAVCSEDADAPENELLNVTAGTVTQGKEQPSRFYGWDNEYGRLETEVDAFKASKYLVSNAEYLRFVEDGGYQKQQYWSEEGWKWAQYDAHGMPRFWRKREDGSFALRTMLKEIDLPWSWPAEVNYLEAKAFCNWLSEKTGKPIRLPSEEEWYRLLDFTETTDVDQWSDGAPGNINLEVCASSTPVNRFAFGHGFYDVMGNVWQHTETPIAGFPGFGVHPLYDDFSTPTFDTKHNLIKGGSWISTGNEATRDSRYAFRRHFYQHAGFRYVESDKEVAIKDDRYETDPFVTPHCEAHYGPDPLGVDNYSEKIAQICLDRMAKQNREKALEIGCKVGRTTFELAAGFQKVLGLDPTARTIRIGVEMVDKGYTQWEIPSEGEIVDFRQSHLKDFGLDHVRDKVEFMQADLSNMKDLYRGYDLILINCLLERSYDPAKFLENVHERLNGDGLLVIASTNDWREEHTQKDKWLGGFKDKTGENQSTLDGIQLALGDHFAQAEAPIQVPQIIRRNARVFEHNLVEISFWRKA, encoded by the coding sequence ATGCCAACCGCAAAGCAATCCCTCCTCGATGGCGTTGAAACCCCGCTCACCATCAACCTTCTGGAAGGCGACCCCGCTAAAAAGCGCGAAGAAATCCGCCGCTACTTCCATCAAACTTTTGACGTATACGAAAAGCTTTTCGAGCCCATGAATGGGCAGGAAGCCTACGTCACCCGTGCTGATCCGCTTCGCCATCCGCTAATTTTTTATTACGGTCACACTGCGGTCTTTTTCACCAATAAACTCGTGTTGGGCAAGTTCCTTAAGAACCGCCTCGATCCGCATTTGGAGTCGCTTTGCGCCGTCGGTGTGGACGAGATGAGCTGGGATGACCTTAACGAGGCCCACTATATCTGGCCCAAACATGAAGAAGTCAAAGCCTACCGCGACAAGGTCCGTGCAACGATCGACAAGCTGATTGATGAAACACCACTTGAGCTGCCTGTCCAGTGGAACAGCCTTTACTGGATCATCATGATGGGCATTGAGCACGAGCGTATTCACCTGGAAACGTCCTCCGTGCTGATTCGCCAACTGCCGCTCGAACTCATCGAACAAGACCACCCATCCTGGGCAGTCTGTAGCGAAGATGCCGACGCGCCGGAGAACGAACTGCTGAACGTCACCGCAGGCACAGTCACCCAAGGCAAGGAACAACCCAGCCGGTTCTATGGCTGGGACAACGAATACGGCCGCCTCGAAACCGAGGTCGACGCGTTTAAGGCGTCAAAATACTTAGTTAGTAACGCGGAATATTTACGATTCGTCGAAGACGGCGGCTACCAAAAGCAGCAATATTGGTCGGAAGAAGGCTGGAAGTGGGCGCAATACGACGCCCATGGCATGCCACGCTTCTGGCGCAAGCGCGAGGACGGCTCATTTGCGCTGCGCACTATGCTCAAGGAAATTGATTTACCGTGGTCCTGGCCGGCCGAGGTCAATTACCTCGAAGCGAAGGCCTTCTGCAACTGGCTCTCTGAGAAAACCGGCAAACCAATCCGCCTCCCAAGCGAGGAAGAATGGTATCGCCTGCTCGACTTCACCGAAACTACCGATGTCGATCAGTGGTCCGATGGTGCCCCGGGCAACATCAATCTCGAAGTCTGCGCCTCGTCGACGCCGGTAAACCGCTTTGCATTCGGCCACGGCTTTTACGACGTCATGGGCAACGTGTGGCAGCACACCGAAACACCCATTGCGGGCTTCCCCGGCTTTGGCGTGCACCCGTTGTATGACGATTTCTCCACGCCCACCTTCGACACCAAGCACAACCTGATCAAGGGCGGCTCCTGGATATCTACCGGCAATGAAGCGACGCGCGACAGCCGTTACGCTTTTCGCCGACATTTCTATCAACACGCTGGCTTCCGCTATGTAGAGAGCGACAAGGAAGTCGCGATCAAGGATGACCGCTACGAAACGGACCCCTTCGTAACGCCTCACTGCGAAGCGCATTATGGCCCAGATCCGTTGGGCGTCGATAATTACTCCGAGAAAATCGCGCAAATCTGCCTGGATCGCATGGCGAAGCAAAACCGTGAAAAGGCGCTCGAAATCGGCTGCAAAGTTGGCCGCACCACATTCGAGCTCGCTGCCGGTTTCCAGAAAGTGCTGGGCCTCGATCCGACGGCGCGCACGATTCGCATTGGCGTCGAGATGGTCGACAAGGGCTACACGCAGTGGGAGATTCCGTCCGAGGGCGAGATTGTCGACTTCCGTCAGTCGCACCTGAAAGACTTCGGCCTCGACCACGTTCGCGACAAGGTGGAGTTCATGCAGGCAGACCTGTCGAACATGAAGGACCTTTACCGCGGCTATGACTTGATCCTGATCAACTGCCTGCTGGAGCGCTCCTACGATCCGGCAAAGTTCCTAGAAAACGTCCACGAACGCCTCAACGGCGACGGCCTGCTCGTGATCGCATCGACGAACGACTGGCGCGAAGAGCATACTCAGAAGGACAAGTGGCTGGGCGGCTTCAAAGACAAGACCGGCGAAAACCAGTCAACGCTGGACGGTATTCAGCTCGCCCTCGGCGACCACTTTGCCCAGGCCGAAGCTCCCATTCAGGTGCCACAGATCATTCGTCGTAACGCCCGCGTTTTTGAGCACAACCTCGTGGAGATTAGCTTCTGGCGTAAAGCTTAA
- a CDS encoding heavy metal translocating P-type ATPase metal-binding domain-containing protein, which translates to MTATSPDQGTNQRRTCTHCGAPFLPRSGEAFCCHGCEAVYHHIHEAGLVEYYQRKSGLTEPLLETPFEPHSWTSVFERARNAEKNARGEVSATFPIQGISCPACAWLLNKIAMKQPGLVSAETAPPYHTVELRWESATVDFRQLANELQSFGLILDEAPQSPTKPALLPVILGGAFAVNAVILKIASRYLASESVAYTGLMNWMSILLALLAVYCLGHSASRWQRYRKRAKS; encoded by the coding sequence ATGACGGCCACCTCACCAGATCAAGGCACGAATCAACGGCGCACCTGCACACATTGCGGCGCGCCGTTTTTGCCGCGATCCGGCGAAGCCTTTTGCTGTCACGGCTGCGAGGCGGTTTACCACCACATCCATGAGGCCGGGCTGGTCGAATACTATCAGCGCAAATCCGGTCTCACCGAGCCGCTGCTGGAAACGCCGTTCGAGCCGCATAGCTGGACAAGTGTCTTCGAGCGTGCCCGGAACGCAGAAAAGAACGCTAGGGGCGAGGTCAGCGCAACCTTCCCGATCCAAGGCATTTCATGTCCGGCCTGTGCCTGGCTGCTCAACAAAATCGCCATGAAGCAACCGGGGCTGGTTTCCGCCGAGACCGCCCCGCCCTATCACACCGTTGAACTGCGCTGGGAATCAGCAACGGTCGATTTCCGGCAATTGGCAAATGAGCTGCAAAGCTTCGGCTTAATCCTGGATGAAGCGCCACAATCCCCCACTAAACCAGCATTGCTTCCCGTGATTTTAGGGGGGGCATTCGCCGTCAACGCAGTCATCCTGAAAATAGCCTCCCGCTATCTGGCCTCAGAATCTGTAGCCTACACCGGCCTGATGAACTGGATGAGTATATTGCTGGCCCTGCTGGCGGTTTACTGCCTGGGCCATTCAGCTAGCCGCTGGCAGCGATATCGTAAGCGAGCTAAGTCTTGA
- a CDS encoding tyrosine-type recombinase/integrase, translating into MIHQVHERTKNVNGKKTKSRFYYLRYRYGDMEVERLKSLGVTQKEVADKLAVDFRNEWEAEQAGMLPPVAMREGAKLPLLSHLEDFLADLRKRGKAGRKDEGAKKYQKRITQLLNECHWKVISNVTPDSFIAWRNHQHDLAPRTLNHFQDAMNAFLNTLVKFGRIPSNPLASVSKVKQRGKEVRKRRAFSEKELAVLLSAAQPHRSMVYFTAARTGFRRQELAALLWQDVVLDGMQPHIRARASTTKNEKEGLIPLVPDLQEALSRFKPANAKPTEKVFKRGIPRARDLAQDLERVGIPYQDEQGRYADFHSFRYTWGTFLQANGATQREAMELMRHNDVRLTAQIYTDVNHLPLFDRVRSLPRLEKCALIGSQISGKPSNSLIKRDKKSHIPQSAQAVDFEPTCNVLTNGDTPCWMVPPRGLEPRTN; encoded by the coding sequence ATGATTCACCAAGTCCACGAGCGAACTAAGAACGTCAACGGCAAGAAGACGAAATCACGCTTCTACTATCTGCGCTATCGTTACGGCGATATGGAGGTGGAACGTTTGAAGTCACTTGGCGTCACGCAAAAGGAAGTCGCTGATAAACTAGCGGTCGATTTCCGCAACGAATGGGAAGCCGAACAAGCCGGCATGCTGCCGCCAGTTGCGATGAGAGAAGGGGCAAAATTGCCTCTTCTCTCTCACCTGGAGGACTTTCTCGCGGACCTTCGAAAGCGAGGCAAAGCTGGCCGTAAGGATGAGGGTGCCAAGAAATACCAGAAGCGCATAACTCAGTTACTAAACGAATGCCATTGGAAGGTAATTAGCAATGTGACTCCCGATAGCTTCATTGCCTGGCGCAACCATCAGCATGATCTAGCACCACGAACCTTAAACCATTTTCAGGATGCAATGAATGCTTTCCTTAACACCTTGGTAAAGTTCGGGCGAATTCCATCTAACCCCCTGGCATCGGTTTCCAAAGTTAAACAGCGAGGCAAGGAGGTCCGCAAGCGTCGCGCATTCTCTGAAAAAGAACTAGCTGTGCTACTCTCAGCTGCACAGCCACACCGCAGCATGGTATATTTCACGGCTGCGCGTACTGGTTTTCGGCGTCAAGAGCTAGCTGCCCTACTCTGGCAAGACGTCGTGCTTGATGGAATGCAACCACACATTCGGGCCAGAGCTTCAACGACTAAAAATGAGAAGGAAGGGTTAATCCCGCTCGTTCCCGATCTTCAAGAAGCGTTATCAAGATTCAAGCCAGCGAACGCAAAGCCAACGGAGAAAGTATTCAAGCGAGGCATTCCTCGGGCCCGTGATTTAGCTCAAGACCTGGAGCGCGTCGGCATCCCCTATCAAGACGAGCAAGGCCGTTACGCAGACTTTCATTCGTTCCGATATACTTGGGGTACCTTCCTACAAGCAAACGGCGCTACGCAGCGTGAAGCAATGGAACTTATGCGGCACAATGACGTTCGACTTACAGCTCAGATTTATACCGACGTAAACCACTTGCCACTTTTTGATCGAGTGCGCAGTTTGCCTAGATTGGAGAAGTGTGCACTGATAGGGTCACAGATTTCTGGAAAACCTAGCAATTCTCTGATAAAACGTGACAAAAAAAGCCACATCCCACAAAGTGCGCAAGCCGTTGATTTTGAACCGACTTGCAATGTTTTGACCAATGGTGACACACCTTGTTGGATGGTACCCCCCCGGGGACTCGAACCCCGAACCAATTGA
- a CDS encoding TolC family protein — protein sequence MQDSDFKVSQGKSASHAAAGKLALLGVLNVSLFLFHGCVNVDEEVAARPSELWRPPAEAQANAPKPDNPGIDAVNFVAGQDKYYTQGLAGYEKNPVASVGLPKLDLPALVDIALSNNPETRYTWLIARTRASEYGQSLSEYYPYVSVGASVAREKQKNVAVPGKTYSTAYGPSLNINWLLFNFGEREATANAARQALFASNFTYNQIYQDVVREVLIRYYDLWSAESNLEASKAFLLNTEATFDAADKKLKSGLGNKQDALRALANVKTAEAQIEGDIAAIEAARAKLATALGIEVSASLQIEQIEEFPEFDTLDADVNRLVAEALQNRPNLLSSYASVREQEFNLDAARADLFPELSAQVSMQYLELTGSNPSPYNDYVAALVLEWDIFQGFYKWYEIDKQRDRARAARQDARQVELEVLQQVWTAFFAYRSAIKQVDSTTSALDAQQQAYDAISIGYESGINNLLDLLTSQEDLDDARRNLISAKNSLGTSIADLARATGNLPRLTREQ from the coding sequence ATGCAAGACTCCGATTTCAAAGTTTCCCAAGGCAAATCTGCGAGCCATGCCGCCGCAGGCAAGCTGGCGCTGCTTGGCGTCTTGAATGTGTCTCTATTTCTGTTCCACGGCTGCGTGAACGTGGATGAGGAAGTGGCTGCCCGCCCCAGTGAGCTATGGCGTCCGCCAGCCGAGGCCCAGGCCAATGCGCCGAAGCCCGACAATCCCGGCATCGATGCGGTCAATTTCGTCGCCGGGCAGGACAAGTATTACACGCAAGGTTTGGCGGGCTATGAGAAGAACCCCGTAGCCTCAGTGGGCTTGCCCAAGCTGGACCTGCCGGCACTGGTCGACATCGCATTATCCAACAACCCAGAAACTCGCTATACGTGGCTGATTGCCCGCACCCGCGCTTCGGAGTATGGGCAGAGCCTGAGCGAGTATTATCCGTATGTATCCGTGGGGGCCAGCGTGGCGCGCGAGAAGCAGAAGAACGTCGCCGTGCCGGGTAAGACCTACAGCACCGCCTACGGTCCATCGCTCAACATCAACTGGCTACTGTTCAATTTCGGCGAGCGCGAGGCAACGGCCAATGCTGCCCGGCAGGCGCTGTTTGCCTCCAATTTCACCTACAATCAGATTTATCAGGACGTGGTCCGTGAGGTCTTGATTCGCTACTACGACCTCTGGTCGGCGGAGTCGAATCTGGAGGCTTCCAAGGCGTTTCTCTTGAACACCGAGGCCACGTTTGACGCTGCGGACAAGAAGCTCAAGTCTGGCTTGGGCAATAAGCAGGACGCCCTGCGCGCCCTGGCCAACGTTAAGACTGCCGAAGCCCAGATCGAAGGGGATATCGCGGCCATCGAAGCGGCCCGTGCCAAGCTGGCGACTGCGCTGGGTATCGAGGTGAGCGCCTCGCTACAAATTGAGCAGATCGAGGAATTTCCGGAGTTTGACACGCTGGATGCGGATGTGAACCGCCTGGTCGCGGAAGCACTGCAAAATCGGCCGAATTTGCTCTCCTCCTACGCTTCGGTACGCGAGCAGGAGTTTAACCTCGATGCCGCCCGTGCTGATTTGTTTCCGGAGCTGAGTGCTCAGGTATCCATGCAGTATCTGGAGCTTACCGGCTCGAATCCCTCGCCCTACAACGATTACGTTGCGGCGCTGGTGCTGGAGTGGGATATTTTCCAGGGTTTCTACAAGTGGTATGAGATCGATAAGCAGCGTGACCGCGCCCGGGCCGCTCGCCAGGACGCCCGCCAAGTCGAGCTCGAAGTCCTGCAACAGGTTTGGACGGCTTTCTTTGCCTACCGCTCGGCGATTAAACAGGTTGATTCCACGACCTCGGCGCTGGATGCCCAGCAGCAGGCTTACGACGCGATTTCCATCGGCTACGAAAGCGGAATTAATAACCTGCTGGACCTGCTGACCTCGCAGGAAGACCTCGATGATGCGCGTCGCAACCTCATATCTGCCAAGAATTCCCTTGGCACATCAATCGCCGATCTTGCTCGTGCGACTGGCAACTTGCCACGCTTGACGAGGGAGCAATGA